A region of Paractinoplanes abujensis DNA encodes the following proteins:
- a CDS encoding endonuclease/exonuclease/phosphatase family protein, with protein MRIVSVNAWGGAKFDDLIAWLPEVGADVLCLQEVTRTPGHTGWTHFADAERDLPQRADLFDDVRSALPRAQAFFLASDSGPVTVGGERQRQDFGVATLVAEHLPVVGVDSAYVHGEFLDHDEWASTHRPRNALAVRTVDRDTGRAVCIVQAHGLRDAQGKGDSPVRREQAHKLAGLARRISRPGDLTVLCGDLNLLPGSETFTILAEAGLTDLVGTADTRTSSYPKPVRHASYLLISDPAAVKQFEIPAAPEVSDHRPLVLDI; from the coding sequence GTGCGGATCGTGAGTGTGAACGCGTGGGGCGGGGCCAAGTTCGACGACCTGATCGCGTGGCTGCCCGAAGTGGGGGCCGACGTGTTGTGCCTGCAGGAGGTGACCCGCACGCCCGGGCACACCGGCTGGACGCATTTCGCCGACGCCGAGCGGGACCTGCCGCAGCGGGCCGACCTGTTCGACGACGTCCGCTCCGCGCTGCCCCGTGCCCAGGCGTTCTTCCTGGCCAGTGACTCCGGCCCGGTCACGGTGGGCGGCGAGCGGCAGCGCCAGGATTTCGGCGTGGCGACCCTGGTGGCCGAGCACTTGCCGGTCGTCGGCGTCGACTCCGCGTACGTGCACGGGGAATTTCTCGACCACGACGAGTGGGCCTCGACTCATCGCCCCCGCAACGCGCTGGCCGTGCGCACCGTCGACCGTGACACCGGCCGCGCGGTCTGCATCGTCCAGGCCCACGGTCTGCGCGATGCCCAGGGCAAAGGCGATTCCCCCGTACGGCGGGAGCAGGCCCACAAGCTGGCCGGCCTGGCCCGCCGGATCAGCCGCCCCGGCGACCTCACCGTCCTCTGCGGCGACCTGAACCTGCTGCCCGGCAGCGAGACGTTCACGATCCTGGCCGAGGCAGGCCTGACCGACCTCGTAGGCACGGCCGACACCCGCACGTCGAGCTACCCCAAACCCGTACGGCATGCGAGTTATCTCTTGATCTCCGACCCCGCCGCCGTCAAGCAGTTCGAGATCCCGGCGGCCCCCGAGGTCTCCGACCACCGCCCGCTCGTCCTCGACATCTGA
- the ligD gene encoding non-homologous end-joining DNA ligase: MLAAAGPMPAGPGWAFEFKFDGVRAVTTVCGGRVEARSRNLNDITGSYPELEELPGLLAGRDAVLDGEIVALEGDRPSFALLQQRMHVAAPSAALVTAVPVLYYVFDLLALDGADLTPQPYATRRELLSGLGLVGEHTRVPARFAHADGPTVLRAAELAGLEGVVAKRLDSPYRTGKRSADWTKIPLIKTQEVLVIGWKPGSGRRSGTIGSLLLAVHDERDRLVFAGHVGTGFTDSALRHLQTELAALARTTPPVEGVPREHARHAHWVEPALIGEVAFRNWTPDHRLRHPSWRGLRTDRSPGSIRRAPEPVPPPSQGTVIGAMQTPDGRWRVEAVRRGRQDFFRLIHGDNIIDGLVIATVERLLAEAGVHLGDLVDIREGSTTGAA, from the coding sequence ATGCTTGCGGCCGCCGGCCCCATGCCGGCCGGTCCCGGGTGGGCGTTCGAGTTCAAGTTCGACGGGGTCCGCGCGGTCACCACGGTGTGCGGGGGCCGGGTCGAGGCGCGGTCGCGCAACCTCAACGACATCACCGGCAGCTACCCCGAGCTGGAGGAACTGCCCGGGCTGCTCGCTGGGCGCGACGCCGTGCTCGACGGTGAGATCGTCGCGCTCGAGGGCGACCGGCCGTCCTTCGCCCTGCTGCAGCAGCGCATGCACGTGGCGGCGCCCAGCGCGGCCCTGGTCACGGCGGTGCCGGTGCTCTACTACGTCTTCGACCTGCTCGCCCTGGACGGTGCTGACCTCACCCCGCAGCCGTACGCGACCCGGCGCGAGCTGCTGTCGGGCCTCGGGCTGGTCGGCGAGCACACCCGCGTCCCGGCCCGGTTCGCCCACGCCGACGGGCCCACGGTGCTGCGCGCGGCCGAGCTGGCCGGGCTCGAAGGCGTGGTGGCCAAGCGGCTCGACTCGCCGTACCGGACCGGCAAACGCTCCGCCGACTGGACCAAGATCCCGCTCATCAAGACGCAGGAAGTGCTGGTCATCGGGTGGAAGCCCGGGTCCGGGCGGCGCTCCGGCACGATCGGCTCGCTGCTGCTGGCCGTGCACGACGAACGCGACCGGCTGGTCTTCGCCGGGCACGTCGGCACCGGCTTCACCGACAGCGCCCTGCGTCACCTGCAGACCGAGCTGGCCGCGCTGGCCCGGACGACCCCGCCGGTCGAGGGTGTGCCCCGCGAGCACGCCCGCCACGCCCACTGGGTCGAGCCCGCGCTGATCGGCGAGGTCGCGTTCCGCAACTGGACCCCCGACCACCGGCTGCGCCACCCCTCGTGGCGGGGCCTGCGCACCGACCGTTCCCCGGGGTCGATCCGCCGCGCCCCGGAACCGGTGCCACCGCCCAGCCAGGGCACGGTCATCGGGGCCATGCAGACCCCCGACGGCCGCTGGCGGGTCGAGGCCGTACGGCGGGGCCGGCAGGACTTCTTCCGCCTCATCCACGGCGACAACATCATCGACGGCCTGGTCATCGCCACCGTCGAGCGCCTCCTCGCGGAGGCCGGCGTGCACCTGGGCGACCTGGTCGATATTCGGGAGGGCTCCACGACCGGGGCCGCGTAA
- a CDS encoding cold-shock protein produces the protein MATGTVKWFNGEKGFGFITQDDGGADVFAHFSAIASSGYRSLDENQRVEFDVEQGAKGLQAANIRPL, from the coding sequence ATGGCAACTGGCACCGTGAAGTGGTTCAACGGCGAAAAAGGCTTCGGCTTCATCACTCAGGACGACGGTGGCGCCGACGTGTTCGCCCACTTCTCGGCCATCGCGTCGTCGGGCTACCGCAGCCTCGACGAGAACCAGCGGGTCGAGTTCGATGTCGAGCAGGGCGCCAAGGGCCTCCAGGCCGCCAACATCCGCCCGCTCTGA
- a CDS encoding SMP-30/gluconolactonase/LRE family protein, translating into MPIPRPPAPWLIRPVKLPATTPPPLEGVWAPDDTRLDDVELLPLPDGHGPEDVVVGPDGGVYAGADDGRIWRWPADAHAGDRPALVAGTGGRPLGLEVDPRDGSLIVCDAYRGLLRLTADGTITDLAHRVGGRRILLCNNAAVARDGTVYFTDSSNRFPVSHWRRDLLEHRPNGRVLAYAPASGRVDVVAEGFYFPNGIALTPQEDALMLCETVAHRLVRISLADGAVRVLDDLPAYPDNMSAAGDGTYWIALASPRVALAERLLPHPMLRRIAAVLPTRLQPQPLPYTIAAQVDGEGKLLRALHGPAGRYVMATGVRQHGGTLWLGSLTEHAIARVALG; encoded by the coding sequence ATGCCGATTCCCCGCCCGCCCGCGCCGTGGCTCATTCGGCCGGTCAAGCTGCCCGCGACCACTCCGCCGCCGCTGGAGGGGGTGTGGGCGCCCGACGACACCCGGCTCGACGACGTGGAGTTGCTGCCGCTGCCGGACGGGCACGGGCCGGAGGACGTCGTCGTGGGGCCGGACGGCGGTGTCTACGCGGGGGCCGACGACGGGCGGATCTGGCGCTGGCCGGCCGACGCGCACGCGGGTGACCGGCCCGCGCTGGTGGCCGGCACCGGTGGGCGGCCGCTGGGTCTGGAGGTGGATCCGCGCGACGGCAGCCTGATCGTGTGCGACGCCTACCGCGGGCTGCTGCGGCTGACCGCCGACGGCACGATCACCGACCTCGCGCACCGGGTCGGCGGCCGGCGGATCCTGCTGTGCAACAACGCCGCCGTGGCGCGTGACGGCACCGTGTACTTCACCGACAGCTCGAACCGCTTCCCGGTCTCGCACTGGCGGCGCGACCTGCTGGAGCATCGGCCCAACGGGCGGGTGCTGGCCTACGCCCCGGCGTCGGGCCGCGTCGACGTGGTGGCCGAGGGCTTCTACTTCCCCAACGGCATCGCGCTGACCCCGCAGGAGGACGCGCTGATGCTGTGCGAGACGGTGGCCCACCGGCTGGTGCGGATCAGCCTGGCCGACGGCGCCGTACGGGTCCTGGACGACCTGCCGGCCTATCCGGACAACATGTCGGCGGCGGGCGACGGCACGTACTGGATCGCCTTGGCCAGCCCCCGGGTCGCGCTGGCCGAGCGGCTGCTGCCCCACCCGATGCTGCGCCGGATCGCCGCCGTGCTGCCCACCCGCCTGCAGCCGCAGCCGTTGCCGTACACGATCGCGGCGCAGGTCGACGGCGAGGGCAAGCTGCTGCGCGCGTTGCACGGGCCGGCCGGGCGGTACGTGATGGCCACCGGGGTGCGTCAGCACGGCGGCACCCTGTGGCTGGGCAGCCTGACCGAGCACGCGATCGCCCGCGTCGCGCTGGGTTGA
- a CDS encoding MFS transporter: protein MNRVSSAYLASYVLSMLGNSIAGVVLPLLVLQTTGSVLATGAVAVASALPAAGAGLVMGVVIDRINRRTASVLTDVISALAVAALPLVDAAVELALGWFVLFAVIGSFGDVPGLTAREAMIPGVTRAGRLSAERLLGLREALGAVVMLVGPAAGAALLALFDGVTVPWVTAATSAAAAAVTLLIPRSAGAVVASKERVVLRDGWHTLVRSPFLLITTMLSVGLVVVLAGFQALVLPVYFTLQERPEMLGLVLSALAVGLLAGGGIYAAAGGRGRRRTWFRTGMLITIAGFGAMATLAGPWFVLGAAALVGLGNGLFGSLMGVLMVERIPDALRGRVMGLQNSILTLAPALGMGSAALLVDGSGARTGAMVLASVWLVTGVVALGARALRDLEPQLVGSPR from the coding sequence ATGAACCGCGTGTCGTCGGCCTACCTGGCCTCCTACGTCCTGTCCATGCTGGGCAACTCGATCGCCGGGGTGGTGCTGCCGCTGCTCGTGCTGCAGACCACCGGCAGTGTGCTGGCCACCGGGGCCGTGGCCGTCGCGTCGGCGCTGCCCGCGGCGGGGGCCGGGCTGGTCATGGGCGTGGTCATCGATCGGATCAACCGCCGTACGGCCTCCGTCCTGACCGATGTGATCTCCGCGCTCGCGGTGGCCGCGCTGCCCCTGGTCGACGCGGCCGTGGAGCTGGCCCTGGGCTGGTTCGTGCTGTTCGCGGTGATCGGCTCGTTCGGTGACGTGCCGGGGCTGACCGCCCGCGAGGCGATGATCCCGGGCGTCACCCGGGCCGGGCGGCTGAGCGCGGAACGGCTGCTGGGGCTGCGCGAGGCCCTGGGCGCCGTGGTCATGCTGGTCGGGCCGGCGGCCGGGGCGGCCCTGCTCGCGCTCTTCGACGGTGTCACCGTGCCGTGGGTCACCGCCGCCACGTCGGCCGCGGCCGCCGCGGTCACCCTGCTCATCCCCCGCTCGGCGGGCGCGGTCGTGGCGTCGAAGGAGCGGGTGGTGCTGCGCGACGGCTGGCACACCCTGGTCCGCTCGCCGTTCCTGCTGATCACCACGATGCTCAGCGTGGGCCTGGTGGTGGTGCTGGCCGGGTTCCAGGCACTGGTCCTGCCGGTCTACTTCACCCTGCAGGAACGGCCCGAGATGCTGGGCCTGGTGCTCAGCGCGCTCGCCGTGGGGCTGCTGGCCGGCGGCGGCATCTACGCGGCGGCGGGCGGCCGGGGCCGGCGGCGCACCTGGTTCCGGACCGGCATGCTGATCACGATCGCCGGCTTCGGGGCGATGGCGACGCTGGCCGGACCGTGGTTCGTGCTCGGCGCGGCGGCCCTGGTCGGGCTGGGCAACGGCCTGTTCGGCAGCCTGATGGGCGTGCTCATGGTCGAGCGGATCCCGGACGCGCTGCGCGGGCGGGTGATGGGCCTGCAGAACTCGATCCTGACCCTGGCCCCGGCGCTCGGCATGGGCAGCGCCGCCCTGCTCGTCGACGGGTCCGGAGCCCGTACGGGGGCCATGGTGCTCGCGTCCGTCTGGCTCGTCACCGGCGTGGTCGCGCTCGGCGCGCGAGCGCTGCGCGACCTGGAGCCCCAGCTCGTAGGCTCACCTCGATGA
- a CDS encoding MerR family transcriptional regulator → MNSAEIARTAGVSARTLRHYHQIGVLPEPPRRSNGYREYTVGDLVLLLRIRRLAELGIPLEEIPPLLASDDRAEAVLDDLDRELAAQIERLTARRQVIARLRAAGASPDTPPELAGLLTNVADAPGLSAEMLRHDREMMLLLHHRLDDAGRTALTGLLGQVAEPGLLAATTALTARFAALGPDTPDDQIDRLVADFQNVLGHLSFDGLHAVDSGTETLLTAYGETVFNEAQRAVLDRLTVQ, encoded by the coding sequence ATGAACAGCGCCGAGATCGCCCGTACGGCCGGGGTCAGCGCGCGCACGCTGCGCCATTATCACCAGATCGGGGTGCTGCCCGAGCCGCCACGGCGGTCCAACGGCTACCGCGAATACACGGTCGGCGACCTGGTGCTGCTGCTGCGGATCCGGCGGCTGGCCGAGCTGGGCATCCCGCTCGAGGAGATACCGCCGCTGCTGGCGAGCGACGACCGGGCCGAGGCCGTGCTCGACGACCTCGACCGCGAGCTGGCCGCCCAGATCGAGCGTCTGACCGCGCGGCGCCAGGTGATCGCCCGGCTGCGCGCGGCCGGCGCCAGCCCCGACACCCCGCCGGAGCTGGCCGGGCTGCTCACGAACGTCGCCGACGCGCCCGGCCTGTCGGCCGAGATGCTGCGGCACGACCGCGAAATGATGCTGCTGCTGCACCACCGGCTGGACGACGCCGGCCGCACCGCGCTGACCGGCCTGCTCGGCCAAGTCGCCGAGCCCGGCCTGCTGGCGGCCACGACCGCGCTGACCGCCCGTTTCGCCGCGCTGGGGCCGGACACGCCTGACGACCAGATCGACCGGCTGGTCGCGGACTTCCAGAACGTGCTGGGCCACCTCAGTTTCGACGGCCTGCACGCGGTCGATTCGGGAACCGAGACGCTGCTCACGGCGTACGGGGAAACGGTTTTCAACGAGGCCCAGCGGGCGGTCCTGGATCGCCTGACGGTTCAGTGA
- a CDS encoding RICIN domain-containing protein, with the protein MEYRLFRRRILSAALTTIACVVALLPGAAVQAQAAADAPRTCEGNNKWFRLQNGNSNKYLLPNTQSPTKSGVGVRQYYDPDFYPSTWSRWCMLDDTRGYVNLVNAATPNWYAMTISTSSDYDGWINKPVIVYPRSTSNVLQSWRILPGKYSNVRMITNPTTKQCLRMFDRQTADNVQLYAYDQSLCDYNDEAQMWIIKYD; encoded by the coding sequence ATGGAGTACAGGTTGTTCCGACGAAGGATCCTGTCTGCCGCCCTCACGACCATCGCCTGCGTTGTTGCCTTGCTGCCCGGGGCTGCCGTGCAAGCCCAGGCCGCCGCGGACGCGCCGCGGACGTGTGAGGGCAACAACAAATGGTTCCGCCTGCAGAACGGAAACAGCAACAAGTACCTACTGCCCAACACGCAATCGCCGACCAAGAGCGGTGTCGGTGTCCGGCAGTATTACGATCCCGACTTCTACCCGTCGACCTGGTCGAGATGGTGCATGTTGGACGACACCCGCGGCTATGTCAACCTCGTCAACGCTGCGACACCGAACTGGTACGCCATGACGATCAGCACCAGCAGTGACTACGACGGCTGGATCAACAAGCCCGTCATCGTCTACCCCAGAAGCACCAGCAATGTCCTGCAGAGCTGGCGGATCCTTCCGGGCAAGTACTCCAACGTCAGAATGATCACCAATCCGACCACCAAACAGTGCCTGCGCATGTTCGACCGGCAAACAGCCGACAACGTTCAGCTTTACGCCTACGACCAGAGCCTCTGCGATTACAACGACGAAGCTCAGATGTGGATCATCAAGTACGACTGA
- a CDS encoding dihydrofolate reductase family protein gives MTATYTWDVFSTLDGYGSFDEGADWGGYWSKQGPELLAHRAALFDTEQRMVYGATTFREMAGIMSSGLDPNALDEWNLRTMRAPATVISSTLTGTLGWPDATIVSGDAVEIVKRLKQESDVPLRSQASLSLNWALLAAGLVDRLQVTIFPVVSGRTGTSPILGGAGDFDLELLESRTLDGHTLEVVYRPTAH, from the coding sequence ATGACCGCGACCTACACCTGGGACGTCTTCTCCACCCTCGACGGGTACGGCTCGTTCGACGAGGGCGCCGACTGGGGCGGCTACTGGAGCAAGCAGGGCCCCGAACTGCTGGCGCACCGGGCCGCTCTGTTCGACACCGAGCAGCGGATGGTCTACGGGGCGACCACGTTCCGCGAAATGGCCGGGATCATGTCGTCCGGTCTCGACCCGAACGCGCTCGACGAGTGGAACTTGCGCACGATGCGCGCCCCGGCCACCGTGATCTCGTCGACCCTGACCGGCACGCTGGGCTGGCCCGACGCGACCATCGTGAGCGGCGACGCGGTCGAGATCGTGAAGCGGCTCAAGCAGGAGTCCGACGTGCCGCTGCGCTCGCAGGCCAGCCTGTCGCTCAACTGGGCGCTGCTGGCCGCCGGCCTGGTCGACCGCCTGCAGGTGACGATCTTCCCGGTCGTCTCCGGCCGCACCGGCACGAGCCCGATCCTGGGCGGCGCGGGCGATTTCGACCTCGAGCTGCTGGAGAGCCGCACCCTCGACGGCCACACCCTCGAGGTGGTCTACCGCCCGACCGCCCACTGA
- a CDS encoding isochorismatase family cysteine hydrolase produces MERKIHAWRIEEREIKRQESRRGRRHAYVSLTPERTALIVVDMVPFFVEENEYTYGIVPNISRLADSLRAAGGTVAWVLPGVTEPTPVAEEFFGPEQARVFAHSGGEGSLRQRVWREFAVHDEDLIVEKTATSAFFPGRSPLPELLRERGIDTVVVTGTVTNVCSEASARDASTLGYRVIFVADGNSARRDEDHNATLYTIYRTYGDVRSTDDVLELVQGA; encoded by the coding sequence GTGGAGCGGAAAATTCACGCCTGGCGGATCGAGGAACGTGAGATCAAGCGGCAGGAGTCGCGGCGGGGGCGGCGGCACGCGTACGTCAGCCTGACCCCCGAGCGGACCGCGCTGATCGTGGTCGACATGGTGCCGTTCTTTGTGGAGGAGAACGAGTACACGTACGGGATCGTGCCGAACATCTCGCGTCTGGCCGACTCCCTGCGGGCCGCGGGCGGCACGGTCGCCTGGGTGCTGCCCGGGGTGACCGAGCCGACCCCGGTCGCCGAGGAGTTCTTCGGACCCGAGCAGGCGCGGGTGTTCGCCCACAGCGGCGGCGAGGGCTCGCTACGACAGCGCGTTTGGCGCGAGTTCGCCGTCCACGACGAGGATCTGATCGTGGAGAAGACGGCGACGAGCGCGTTCTTCCCCGGCCGTTCGCCGCTGCCCGAGTTGCTGCGCGAACGCGGGATCGACACCGTCGTGGTCACCGGGACCGTGACCAACGTCTGCTCGGAGGCGTCGGCCCGGGACGCTTCCACCCTCGGCTACCGGGTGATCTTCGTGGCCGACGGCAATTCCGCCCGCCGCGACGAGGACCACAACGCCACGCTCTACACGATCTATCGGACGTACGGCGACGTGCGCAGCACCGACGACGTCCTCGAACTCGTCCAGGGGGCCTGA
- a CDS encoding VOC family protein, producing the protein MSGYPRLMHTVLDATDSKTLAEFYRRLLGLHYREGDEEDWMVLLDSDGRRVITIQRVPRLDRPTWPSHDVSAQMHLDFRVDTAEELERHRRRAEELGASLLLDRFDDADEPLYVFADPAGHPFCIMVSQG; encoded by the coding sequence ATGTCCGGCTATCCACGGCTCATGCACACCGTGCTCGACGCGACCGACAGCAAGACCCTCGCCGAGTTCTATCGGCGGTTGCTGGGGCTGCATTACCGGGAGGGCGACGAGGAGGACTGGATGGTGCTGCTCGACTCTGACGGCCGCCGGGTGATCACGATTCAGCGGGTGCCCCGGCTGGACCGGCCGACCTGGCCGTCGCACGACGTCAGCGCGCAGATGCATCTGGACTTCCGGGTGGATACGGCCGAAGAACTGGAACGGCATCGCCGGCGGGCCGAGGAGCTCGGGGCTTCGCTGCTCCTGGACCGCTTCGACGATGCCGATGAGCCGCTCTACGTCTTCGCCGACCCGGCCGGGCATCCCTTCTGCATCATGGTCAGCCAGGGCTGA
- a CDS encoding glycosyl hydrolase, translating to MPSRRRIVSALAAAALAVGSGVLAVTLTSTAEAATVGAGSYTETLPAGAKLPTGCGSLSTNPRQFVTANAPAGAVPTNDWWSSLLFKKGDDCNFSQPLFAGPAAYRPTANGLGLSYQTDAAISGSGTGVGEYHYPYAQHVVAGVAGLNAPRALVDGWSDWTVTPSWTDGVRTMKATIGHGLPLSYYRITGGDAQLSIAGPPTVWQNSGGRIGFSIGGHDYVAYGPAGSAWSQSGTTLRSNLNGQGYFTVAVLPTLSNASTADKTALADQFGQYAHNHVTGTRMAYNYNQANGTVTTTYTVTTQNLAGGSGGTVFALYPHQWRHLTGSTPLSRTYVSPRGAMKVLTGTQFQTSMRYSGVLPELPAVGDSSGADLSQITTLLNNELGNPADFKGNDTYWTGKGLGRAARIAEIADQLGITSVRDSALNVIRTRITDWFTASAGKNERVFYYDKNWGTLIGYPASYASDEDLNDHHFHYGYFIAAAATLAKFDPAWAGNSRYGGLVDLLIRDANNYDRNDTRFPYLRDFDIYAGHDWASGHGAFGSGNNQESSSEGQNFANALIQWGQATGNTAVRDAGIWIHTTQAAAINEYWFDVRNENFPATWGHNYTAIVWGSGGAYATWFSGEHEMIVGINMLPITGGQLYLGEYPAAVRNTYAEMVRNKGGEPTIWRDMLWQYLALGDPDAAMSKWRAAGNYTPEEGESKAHTFHWIRNLQALGQVDATVSANHPLAKVFSKNGAKTYVASNITSSALTVTFTDGRTLSVPAGKTVASGALNWTGGNATGGGTTTQPPTTPPATTRPPTTPPTTTPPTTPPTTTPPAGTAWAPSTAYAIGAVVTYNGARYRCIQAHTSLVGWEPANVPALWSRI from the coding sequence CGGTCGGCGCCGGCAGCTACACCGAGACCCTGCCGGCCGGGGCCAAGCTGCCCACCGGCTGCGGCTCCCTCAGCACCAACCCGCGCCAGTTCGTCACCGCGAACGCCCCCGCGGGCGCGGTGCCCACCAACGACTGGTGGTCGTCGCTGCTGTTCAAGAAGGGCGACGACTGCAACTTCTCGCAGCCCCTGTTCGCGGGCCCGGCGGCCTACCGGCCCACCGCGAACGGGCTGGGCCTGTCGTACCAGACCGACGCGGCCATCAGCGGCAGCGGCACCGGCGTGGGGGAGTACCACTACCCGTACGCGCAGCACGTCGTGGCCGGCGTGGCCGGGCTCAACGCCCCGCGGGCGCTGGTCGACGGCTGGAGCGACTGGACCGTCACCCCGAGCTGGACCGACGGCGTGCGCACGATGAAGGCCACCATCGGGCACGGGCTGCCGCTGTCGTACTACCGGATCACCGGGGGCGACGCTCAGCTCAGCATCGCCGGGCCGCCCACGGTCTGGCAGAACTCGGGCGGCCGGATCGGCTTCTCGATCGGTGGGCACGACTACGTCGCGTACGGGCCCGCGGGGTCGGCCTGGAGCCAGTCCGGCACCACGCTGCGCTCGAACCTGAACGGCCAGGGCTACTTCACGGTCGCGGTGCTGCCCACGCTGTCCAACGCGAGCACGGCCGACAAGACCGCGCTGGCCGACCAGTTCGGGCAGTACGCGCACAACCACGTCACCGGCACCCGGATGGCCTACAACTACAACCAGGCCAACGGCACGGTCACCACGACGTACACGGTCACCACGCAGAACCTGGCCGGCGGCTCCGGCGGCACGGTGTTCGCGCTCTACCCGCATCAGTGGCGCCACCTCACCGGATCAACCCCGCTTTCCCGTACGTACGTGTCGCCGCGCGGCGCCATGAAGGTGCTGACCGGCACGCAGTTCCAGACGTCCATGCGCTACTCGGGTGTGCTGCCCGAGCTGCCCGCGGTGGGCGACTCCAGCGGGGCCGACCTGTCGCAGATCACCACGCTGCTGAACAACGAGCTGGGCAACCCGGCCGACTTCAAGGGCAACGACACGTACTGGACCGGCAAGGGCCTGGGCCGGGCGGCGCGGATCGCCGAGATCGCCGACCAGCTGGGCATCACCTCGGTGCGTGACTCGGCGCTGAACGTCATCCGCACCCGGATCACCGACTGGTTCACCGCGTCGGCGGGCAAGAACGAGCGGGTCTTCTACTACGACAAGAACTGGGGCACGCTGATCGGCTACCCCGCCTCCTACGCCTCCGACGAGGACCTCAACGACCACCACTTCCACTACGGCTACTTCATCGCGGCCGCAGCCACCCTGGCCAAGTTCGACCCGGCCTGGGCCGGCAATTCGCGGTACGGCGGCCTGGTCGACCTGCTGATCCGCGACGCCAACAACTACGACCGCAACGACACGCGGTTTCCGTATCTGCGCGACTTCGACATCTACGCGGGCCACGACTGGGCCTCCGGGCACGGCGCGTTCGGTTCGGGCAACAACCAGGAGTCGTCGTCGGAGGGGCAGAACTTCGCCAACGCGCTCATCCAGTGGGGCCAGGCCACCGGCAACACCGCGGTGCGCGACGCCGGCATCTGGATCCACACCACGCAGGCCGCGGCGATCAACGAGTACTGGTTCGATGTGCGCAACGAGAACTTCCCCGCCACCTGGGGCCACAACTACACGGCCATCGTATGGGGCTCGGGCGGGGCGTACGCGACCTGGTTCTCCGGCGAGCACGAGATGATCGTCGGCATCAACATGTTGCCGATCACGGGCGGGCAGCTGTACCTGGGCGAATATCCGGCCGCGGTGCGCAACACGTACGCGGAAATGGTGCGCAACAAGGGCGGCGAGCCGACGATCTGGCGCGACATGCTCTGGCAGTACCTGGCCCTGGGTGACCCGGACGCGGCCATGTCGAAGTGGCGGGCGGCGGGCAACTACACGCCGGAGGAGGGCGAGAGCAAGGCCCACACGTTCCACTGGATCCGCAACCTGCAGGCGCTGGGCCAGGTCGACGCGACCGTGTCGGCCAACCACCCCCTGGCCAAGGTGTTCAGCAAGAACGGGGCCAAGACGTACGTGGCCTCGAACATCACCAGCAGCGCGCTGACCGTGACGTTCACCGACGGCCGGACGCTCTCCGTGCCCGCCGGCAAGACCGTGGCCAGTGGGGCGCTCAACTGGACGGGCGGCAATGCCACCGGCGGCGGCACGACCACGCAGCCCCCGACGACGCCGCCCGCGACCACCCGGCCGCCGACAACCCCGCCGACCACCACGCCCCCGACCACTCCGCCTACGACCACGCCTCCTGCCGGCACGGCCTGGGCTCCCAGCACCGCGTACGCGATCGGGGCGGTCGTCACCTACAACGGCGCCCGCTACCGCTGCATCCAGGCCCACACCTCGCTGGTGGGCTGGGAGCCGGCGAACGTCCCGGCCCTCTGGTCGCGGATCTGA